The following is a genomic window from Magnetospirillum sp. 15-1.
CGGCCCCCACCATGGCGGCGCCGGCCTGGGTCCGCTCGCGGGCTTCGCGCTGCTCCTTGGTCTCGCGCCGCCGGGGGCCGCTCTCGGTCGCCACCTTGGCGGCCAGCACCGCGCCGACCAGGGCGACGTTGCCCACCGTATCGGCGGTGTCCTTGAAGTCGGCCTTGCCTTCCAGGATGGAATCGAACGGCCGGCCGCCCCGGGTCGAGGCCTGACGGAAGATGTCCTCCAGCAGGACGGCATTGGCGTCGGCAGGGTCCTTGGGGTGGTCGGGATCGGGCCAACTGATGCGGGCCGTCTCGGTGCTGCCGCTGCGCTTGATCCTGAGGCGCGGCCCGTCGGAAATCTTGACCGGGGCGGTGCCGGTCTCCACCAGCACCAGTACATTGTCCTTGTCGCGGGGCAGGGGGGCATCCTTGTTGATGGCGCGGAACTCCTTGAAGTCCTCGGCGGCCAGGGACGTGTTGCCCGAGCAATGGGCGGCCCAGCCCTGCAGGAACGGCATCAGGGCGAAATCGGCGCGGTACTGCTCCTCCTCGGCGAAGGCATCCTGCAGCAGGCCGCCCTTGAAGCTGGCCCGCGCATTCTCGTAATCGCCGGCCTTCATGTACAGCAGGCCGCGATAGTAATAGGCCATGACCCGTTCGTAGGGCTCGCCCTTGAAGTCCTTGATGGCTTCCTTGACCCACAGGCCGCGCGCCCGGCGGGCCTCCTCGTTGTCGGCGTAGACGGCCTCGATGCCCGACAGCGCGTCGTCGAGCAACTGTTCGGCCAGGCGGTCGTGGCCCAGGGCAAAGCTGGCCAGCCCCAGGCGCATGTCGTTGAGCACCCGGTTGCGGTCACCCTGGGCCTGGGCGATGAAGAAATGGCGGCGCAGCTCGGTCGGCTTGTCGTCCAGATAGGCGTGGACCACCGACGGCGCCGGGCTGGTCTCCTGCTCGCGCGTGGTCACGCAGCCCGACACCAGTCCGGCGATGATCAAGCTGCTCAACCAGAAAGGCCGGGCGGCCATGGGGGTGATCCTAGCGATAGATGATGTCGTCCTGGGCGGCCTTGGCGAACTCGTAGATGCCGCTCCAGACGATTTCCGAGGTCTCCAGGTCGACCATCTCGAAGACGATCTGGTTGTAGCGCTGCATCATGCCGCTCTTGGGGTCGCGGGAATCCAGCGAGGTGATGCGGCCGCCCAGGCGATAATCGCCGCCCTTGGGGGCGCGGGCATTGGGCAGGGTGGCTTTGTCCACCACGCCCTGGCGCTTCAGTTCGCGTTCCTTGGTCACCATGTCGGCGTAGTTGCGTCCGACGAACTGCATGCGGCCGGCGGCGGCGCGGTTGAGGCCGACCCGCAGCCGGTCGGTGATGGAGTTCTTGTTCAGGCGCGACGAGCTCTCGTTGTAGAAGTACTCGGAATCGATGATGACGCTGGGCGGCACCTGGGCATTGGCCAGCCGGGGCTGGGACAGCATGTCGCGCATCATCTGATCGGTCATGCCGATGACGTCCTGGGACTCGATGCCGACGCCCTTGACCGGCCCGACGCTGCCGGGATCGATGTAGACGCTGGGGCTTCCGGCGGTGTTGTCCACGCTCTGGCAGGCGGAAAGGGCCAGTCCGGCGAACAGGACGGAAGCAAGGGCGGGCAGGCGGCGCATGGCGGAAGTCCTTAAAGGCTCAGGGAACCGTTGAATAGAATCACGCGGAATTGGGGCGATGATATGGCATTCATGGATACCACGCATCACGCTTTCGTAAACCGGCGCGGGCAGCTAGTATTGTCGGAACGGACCCGAGAGAGTCCGATGCTCGAGGGGATGGCCTTACCTTGTCGGAAACCATGTTCGCACTGCTGGTCGAGGATTCGCCGACCCAGGCCCTGTTGACTCTCGCCGAACTCGAAAAGCTTCCCAACGTCAAGGTCGACCACGCCGTCTCCCTGGCCTCGGCGCTGGAATTCATCCAGCGCAAGCGCTACCACGTGATCTTCCTCGACCTGACCCTGCCGGATTCGGTGGGGGACGAGACGGTGCGCCGCTTCTGCGGCGCCGCGCCGGAGCTGGCGGTGGTGGTGCTCACCAACCACGATGACGACCAGCAGGCGCTGATGGCGCTGGAACAGGGCGCCCAGGATTACCTGCTCAAGGCCAAGCTCGACGCCGCCTCCCTGTCGCGGTCGTTCCGCTATGCCATTCACAGGAAGCGCGCCGAGATCCTGGTGCGCGAGGCCCGCGACGCGGCGCTGGAGGCCAATCGTCAGCTGGAACGCCGCATGCGGCAGATCGACTGCATGTACGGCGTGTCGCGCATCCTGGAATCGCCCGAGCTGCCGTTGCAGGTGGCGCTGGAGCAGGTGGTGGGCAGGGCGCCCTCGGCCTGGCTCAAGCCGGAAACCATTTGTGTCCGCCTCAGTTGCCTGCCCGGCCTGCTGCCCAGCGGCATCGTCCAGACGCCCGGCTTCGTGGAGACGGCCTATCGCCTGGAGGCTCAGGTCTTCGCCGGCAGCCGTCCGGCGGGGCGCATCGAGATATGCTGGACCGAGACGCCGCCCGCCGAGGGTGACGAGGCCTTCTCCACCTCCGAGCGGGAACTGGTGCGCGAATTGGCCCGCCGGGTCGGGCTGGCGTTGGAGCGGGCCTGCGTCCAGAAGGAACTGGTGCAACTGGCCACCACGGATTTCCTTACCGAAGCCTACAATCGGCGCTACTTCATGCAGAGCACGGCGGCGGAAATCCAGCGGGCCGGCCGTTACGGCCGCCCCATGTCGCTGCTGATGATCGATCTGGACCATTTCAAGCACATCAACGATGCGCGCGGCCATGCCGCCGGCGACGAGGCGCTGAAGGCCTTCGTGGTCATGGCCCGCGATCTGCTGCGCGATCAGGACATCATCGGACGCATGGGCGGCGAGGAATTCGCCATCGCCCTGCCCGAAACCGCACTGAACCCCGCCCTGGTGGTGGCCGAGCGCCTGCGTATCCGCCTGGCCGGGCTGCAGGTGCCGGTGAGCGGCGGCGAGCCCCTCACCATGAGCGCCAGCTTCGGCGTCGCCGAGTGCAAGGTGGGGGCGGGCGAGGGGCTGGAAGCCTGCCTGGGCCGCGCCGACGCCGCCCTTTACCGTGCCAAGGCCATGGGCCGCAACCGGGTGGAACCCGCCGAGTAGCTAGAGTCAGTCTGAGTTAAGCGGAATCGGAATTGGGATTCCCCTGGGGCCGAGAATGTGATTCAAACTGCTGGCTGGATAGGAGGCCAGCAGCAATGGCAGGACCTCTTTCGCTAGACCTTCGGCAGCGGATAGCCGCAGCCTTGAATTCAGGCGAGACGACACGCTCGGCAGCGAAGCGCTTTGGGGTTTCGGTGGCTACGGCGGTTCGGATCGGCCAGAAGTGGCGATCCGGGCGCGGTCTTCAGCCCGGCAAGATGGGCGGGCATCGCCGCCCACTTCTGAGCGGAGAGACCGCCGATTGGATACAATCCCGGCTGGCCGAGAAGAAGGACCTGACCATGCGGGCCCTGACGGCGGAACTGGCCGAGCGGGGGATTGTCGTCACCCACGACACCGTCTGGCGCTTCGTCCGTGGTTTGGGCTTGAGCTTCAAAAAAAACGCTGATGGCCAAGGAACAGGATGGGCCGAGGGTAGCGCGGCTGCGCCATCGCTGGAAAACCCATCAACACAAGCTTGATCCCTCGCGCCTGGTCTTTATCGATGAGACCTGGGTCAAGACCAACATGACGCGCCTACACGGGTGGTGTCCTCGAGGAGAAACCCTGCTCGCCAAGGTTCCTCACGGCCACTGGAAAACCCTGACCTTCCTGGCGGGCCTGCGCCATGACCGGATCATCGCTCCCCTGGTCCTCGACGGCCCCATCAATGGGGCGACCTTCACCGCCTGGGTGGAGCAATCCTTGGCACCGGCCCTGGAACCCGGTGACGTCGTCATCCTCGATAATCTGGGAAGCCACAAAGGAAAGTCGGCACGCCAAGCCATCCGCAAGGCCGGTGCCCATCTGCTTTTCCTGCCGCCCTACAGTCCCGACCTCAACCCGATCGAGATGATGTTCGCCAAACTCAAAACACTCGTCCGCAAAGCCGAAGAGCGGACCATCGAAACAACATGGAGGAGAGTCGGCAAGCTCCTGGAGGCATTCGCTCCGCAGGAGTGCGCCGCCTATCTTCGCCATGCAGGGTATGCTTCAATCTAAGTCAGA
Proteins encoded in this region:
- a CDS encoding penicillin-binding protein activator LpoB codes for the protein MRRLPALASVLFAGLALSACQSVDNTAGSPSVYIDPGSVGPVKGVGIESQDVIGMTDQMMRDMLSQPRLANAQVPPSVIIDSEYFYNESSSRLNKNSITDRLRVGLNRAAAGRMQFVGRNYADMVTKERELKRQGVVDKATLPNARAPKGGDYRLGGRITSLDSRDPKSGMMQRYNQIVFEMVDLETSEIVWSGIYEFAKAAQDDIIYR
- a CDS encoding GGDEF domain-containing response regulator codes for the protein MFALLVEDSPTQALLTLAELEKLPNVKVDHAVSLASALEFIQRKRYHVIFLDLTLPDSVGDETVRRFCGAAPELAVVVLTNHDDDQQALMALEQGAQDYLLKAKLDAASLSRSFRYAIHRKRAEILVREARDAALEANRQLERRMRQIDCMYGVSRILESPELPLQVALEQVVGRAPSAWLKPETICVRLSCLPGLLPSGIVQTPGFVETAYRLEAQVFAGSRPAGRIEICWTETPPAEGDEAFSTSERELVRELARRVGLALERACVQKELVQLATTDFLTEAYNRRYFMQSTAAEIQRAGRYGRPMSLLMIDLDHFKHINDARGHAAGDEALKAFVVMARDLLRDQDIIGRMGGEEFAIALPETALNPALVVAERLRIRLAGLQVPVSGGEPLTMSASFGVAECKVGAGEGLEACLGRADAALYRAKAMGRNRVEPAE
- a CDS encoding IS630 family transposase (programmed frameshift) → MAGPLSLDLRQRIAAALNSGETTRSAAKRFGVSVATAVRIGQKWRSGRGLQPGKMGGHRRPLLSGETADWIQSRLAEKKDLTMRALTAELAERGIVVTHDTVWRFVRGLGLSFKKTLMAKEQDGPRVARLRHRWKTHQHKLDPSRLVFIDETWVKTNMTRLHGWCPRGETLLAKVPHGHWKTLTFLAGLRHDRIIAPLVLDGPINGATFTAWVEQSLAPALEPGDVVILDNLGSHKGKSARQAIRKAGAHLLFLPPYSPDLNPIEMMFAKLKTLVRKAEERTIETTWRRVGKLLEAFAPQECAAYLRHAGYASI